In a single window of the Veillonella sp. genome:
- the sstT gene encoding serine/threonine transporter SstT yields the protein MNRFVKTINRVSLIQQIIIGLIIGILTALYVPDVANELALLGVLFVGALKGIAPILVFFLVIAAISKHRSGQKTGMGSVITLYLLGTFLSAALAVVVSFMFPTTLHLAASAADAAPPQGIVEVMKTLLKNIVDNPVKALMTANYIGILGWALIIGGALRHAPMNTKEVMESIAQAITTVVGWIIRFAPLGIMGLVADSIATNGIEALIGYFQLLVLLLGSMIFVALVVNPLLSFVYLRRNPYPLVFKCLRESAIYAFFTRSSAANIPVNLDLAKRLKLNPDMYSVSIPLGATINMGGAAITITIMTLAAAHTLGIVVDVPTAILLSIIATIGACGASGVAGGSLLLIPLACSLFGISNDIAMQVVGVGFIIGVLQDSTETALNSSTDILFTATADYAKRGYHENWD from the coding sequence ATGAATCGATTTGTAAAAACAATCAATAGAGTCAGTCTAATCCAACAAATTATCATAGGTTTGATTATTGGTATTTTGACAGCTCTATACGTGCCAGATGTGGCAAATGAACTTGCTTTATTAGGCGTTCTCTTTGTTGGTGCTTTAAAAGGGATTGCACCAATCCTCGTATTCTTTCTTGTAATTGCAGCCATCAGTAAACACCGTTCTGGCCAAAAAACAGGGATGGGCTCTGTAATCACATTATATTTATTAGGTACATTCCTTTCTGCAGCACTTGCTGTAGTCGTAAGTTTTATGTTCCCTACTACATTACACCTTGCAGCTAGTGCAGCCGATGCAGCTCCACCACAAGGTATCGTAGAGGTAATGAAAACACTTTTAAAAAATATTGTTGATAACCCTGTGAAAGCCTTAATGACCGCTAACTATATCGGCATTTTAGGTTGGGCACTTATCATTGGCGGTGCTTTACGCCATGCCCCAATGAATACTAAGGAAGTAATGGAGTCTATCGCTCAAGCTATTACAACTGTAGTAGGTTGGATTATCCGCTTTGCTCCTCTAGGTATTATGGGTCTCGTAGCTGACTCTATCGCTACTAATGGTATTGAAGCTTTAATCGGCTACTTCCAATTACTCGTATTACTACTTGGTTCTATGATTTTCGTAGCATTAGTAGTAAATCCACTTCTATCTTTTGTATACCTTCGTCGCAATCCATATCCATTGGTATTTAAATGTTTGCGTGAATCTGCTATCTATGCGTTCTTTACTCGTAGCTCTGCAGCAAACATTCCTGTTAACCTTGATTTAGCAAAACGTTTAAAACTTAACCCTGATATGTATTCCGTATCCATTCCATTGGGTGCTACTATCAACATGGGTGGTGCAGCGATCACAATTACAATCATGACATTAGCTGCTGCACATACACTTGGTATCGTTGTAGATGTCCCTACAGCAATCCTTTTATCTATCATTGCTACAATCGGTGCTTGTGGCGCTTCTGGCGTTGCTGGTGGGTCCCTACTTCTAATTCCTCTAGCTTGTTCTCTATTCGGTATCTCCAATGATATTGCAATGCAAGTTGTAGGTGTAGGTTTCATCATCGGTGTTTTACAAGACTCCACTGAAACAGCACTTAACTCCAGTACAGATATTCTCTTCACAGCTACTGCAGATTATGCAAAACGTGGCTATCACGAAAACTGGGATTAA